The following coding sequences lie in one Candidatus Firestonebacteria bacterium RIFOXYD2_FULL_39_29 genomic window:
- a CDS encoding diguanylate cyclase, with translation MTKYIIRRLLLSIPVLFGITVITFVIIHITPGGPTALQSNMNAKISADSVAKLRALYDLDKPLSVQYVKWLWRVVRLDFGESFIDNRQVIDKILERIPNTLLLTVLSMCVIFVVAIPIGIYSAIKQNGYFDKIFSIGTFLGYSIPTFWLALLLMSYFGNYLKLLPVSGMRSSDAESFPVYLQIFDRLWHLVLPVFVSAFGGVASISRYTKSSMLEVVRQDYIRTARAKGLSENKVIFKHAFRNALLPIVTILGLSLPGLIGGGFIFETIFSWPGMGRLAYESFFNFDYTVIMGVVIFAAILTLIGNIIADITYALVDPRIRYQ, from the coding sequence ATGACAAAATATATCATTAGACGACTGCTTCTTTCCATCCCGGTATTATTTGGTATTACGGTAATTACATTTGTAATTATTCATATTACACCCGGCGGGCCTACAGCGCTTCAAAGTAATATGAACGCAAAAATTTCTGCGGATTCCGTGGCAAAGCTCAGGGCGCTTTACGATCTCGATAAACCTTTATCTGTTCAGTATGTGAAATGGCTGTGGCGTGTAGTCCGGCTGGATTTTGGTGAATCCTTTATTGATAACCGTCAGGTTATAGATAAGATCCTGGAAAGAATCCCTAACACATTACTGTTAACCGTTTTGTCGATGTGTGTGATATTTGTTGTTGCTATTCCTATTGGTATTTATTCAGCTATAAAACAAAACGGGTATTTTGATAAAATATTTTCAATTGGAACATTCCTGGGTTACTCCATCCCTACGTTCTGGCTGGCGCTCCTATTAATGTCGTATTTTGGGAATTATCTCAAACTCTTGCCTGTATCAGGTATGAGATCATCCGATGCTGAAAGTTTTCCGGTATATCTTCAGATATTTGACCGTTTATGGCATCTTGTGCTCCCTGTATTTGTGAGTGCTTTCGGCGGGGTTGCAAGTATATCCCGTTATACAAAATCCAGTATGCTGGAGGTTGTCCGTCAGGATTATATCAGAACTGCCAGAGCTAAAGGGTTGTCGGAAAACAAAGTAATATTTAAACATGCTTTTAGAAATGCGCTTTTACCTATTGTCACAATACTCGGGCTATCCTTACCCGGACTTATCGGCGGTGGTTTTATATTTGAAACGATATTTTCCTGGCCCGGAATGGGACGTTTGGCTTATGAGTCATTTTTCAATTTTGATTACACGGTTATTATGGGAGTAGTTATTTTTGCAGCAATATTAACATTAATAGGCAATATTATTGCTGATATTACCTATGCATTGGTAGATCCGAGGATTAGATATCAATGA